The Arachis ipaensis cultivar K30076 chromosome B10, Araip1.1, whole genome shotgun sequence DNA window TAATAGTTTCATCACTATGCCTATCAAGAACTTTGTCTATATGCTTAGATTGAGCCATTAAATCATCACAAGATTTCACACATAAATTATGGGgagaattaggaatagaactcTCGTGACATATAAATGCACAATTTACCCCATTGTTTATTTTCTTCCAATTACTAAACTCTAACTCTAAAAATACATTTTTTCTATCATTGCGAGTaccataatgtttaccaaacAAGTAGCAAGGCAAACAATAAGCAGCATATTTTTCTGGTGAATATTCTAACCAACTTGAAAATTTCTTAAACCAAGAAGATTGAAAATATCGATGATGATTGCTATTACCAAAAACTGGATAGCTAATATTTGTTGGTTGGTATGGCCCAGCTATTATGTATACTCTACGAATCTTATCATGTTCATGGACATTATACTGCCAAATTGGACGTCACTTTCCTGGATCCCTTTCTAGTAAAGAGATATCAACATCTCTTTCTAATCTTGGTACTTTGGTTTTATGTTGATGTGTATTTTGAGTAAATTAGAGAGTTCACTTACTTGAACTTCTTGTGAAATAAGATTATAGGGTTGACTTGTTTGAACTCCAACATTATCAGTagcttttcttttaaaaattgcatcaattttactttgctttttcatcataaaatgttctaatttctttttacctgaaaaaaaaaactcaaataatTATATACTTACATGAATAAACAAAGTCTaagtatattttattaattaaatatcaataataataatttttcatTAAATCACTatcaatttcattaaaaaataaaataaaaaaataagagagaatAAATCTTAAAAATAAGTCAATAATTTGCCTATGTAAATacaaaagaataaaattaaattattccaTAATAAAACAATGTactttgttaattaataattttatgtaattatataaaagaagtgaaaaataaaataaaattaaaaaataaaataaaaaataaaaaaataaatctcaaaaataaaatgaatacatTGCGTCCTTGTTCTAATTGATATGAATATAttatatatgattgaaaataacACTAGCTACTTACCCTGGGAATGGCAGTAACACTGTGAATCTGTGATAGTGACTTAGTGAGCGCCGCGTGAATCGTGAGGAAACGGGAGAATTAGGAAATAGAATAGAAAACGTGAAGAAAGAGAATTAGTTTTaggaatttaaaaaaatttaaaaactattaTGTTTTATTTGGATTAGGTTAAGCTTTtgactacttttttttttttaaaaaaccggGCCCAGGCCTCCACTTGCCCCCTCCATACATCTGTCCCTGCTTGTGGGTGGAGGTTTGGAAATTGGGATGCTCATTGCTACTTTGGTGAAGCGAGTAACATACCCCCTTAGACTTTCATGTTGTCCTTATTTGATAGTGTTCAGATAATCGGAGTCGTGTAGATATATGGAAGTTACAGCGAACTGATCTTCAAATAACTTTGCAAGCTCCTGGAAACGTGAAATAGAATCTGCAAGCAAATATAAAACCAATCAAATGCAGGACCGTCTAAAAAAAGTAGGAAAACAACGACATAAGGTAAGATCGGAAGTaccgtttactatcattatgGAGCGAAATTTTTTAACGTATTTTTTCGGATCACCCATGCCAACATAGGGAATTAGAGTTATTGGTAACGTAAAGTTCCTAGACAATTTGAAATTCATGACATTTGCCGCGAATGGTCCAATTGTGTTGTCCAATTCATCATCTTCATTGGTTTGTTGATCTCCCTCTGGTTGTTGAGTTTCAGAGACATGCGTTggatcataattttttttctcgTCATCTATTTGTTCATTGTGATCACCATTATTAGCAATCTGAGTATTGGTTAACTCGGTTATCTGATTTACCATTCTTTGATTTTCTTCTGTCATGCACTAATTAGCCTGTTGTAACTTTGTTACCACATCCGAATGAGCTCGGATGATGTGGGAGAAATTTGGTGAGCCATAGATAGATATGATAATTTTGGGACTTAAAGAAAAAAGGGTTTTTGTTTCTAGGTCCTACGGTAGGCGTCAATTGTTCTTGTGAAGGTTGACTGCTGTATAGCTTGTCCGTCGGTGAATAACTGGGAGTTTTCTATCGTGATGAGTTATACTTCGGTAGCAGGAGAATAAAGAGGTGGACAACTATAAGAGACACTCCAATGCTCAAGTTAGTGAGtgtataataaattttatttatttcaatatatCTTCAAATTTTTATATTTGGAATGAAGTATATACAATTATATTTTTTGAACATTTTacttaaatgaaaaataatagTGTTTTAGGATGTTATGATACGTTTTGATATTTGGTTGTTTAATAACTAACTTATAATGTTTATAACCAAATTATTATGTATAATCGAGTTATAACGGTCACATCAATTAGACATTAGGGTTCAGTCGTTGAGTTAGCAAGAAAAACCTAATTGAATAACTTAAATtattataagataaaaaaattaaagatctttCCAAACATTAAAGTCGGTACTTGAGACATTATAACTTATAACATTGTCTTGACATCCTAAGAAAAATGTACTCCGAATATGATCTATGTTCTTTATTGCGTGGGCTGTCCCACTAGGGCTAGCAGCTACAATAATGTCATCAGACCCAATGGTCACTTCACCATAACGTTTATGAGGAACCTTGTTATTCTCCAACTACAAAAGCATTACAACTTACAAGTCAGTCAAGTCATTTGTATAGATGCAATTGAATTTATACATAGTTAACAAACTAGATGATGTATGATATGTGAACTATTATCATGGATAAGAAATGAGGAGTAATAGAACATGGGTGCAATATATATAAACTTAATTTCACATACATATTTATGATGTATGGCCGAACAAATATATATAGTACTCAAAATTAATGGAGAAACTTACCCTATATCTTGTCATAGCACCCCAAATAACAAGTGTCTCGTTACAATCATGGTGTCTATGATTTCCTCTTAACTTTCCTGGTCGGATTTCTCCTGCATGaattgaagcacaagtgatagCTCCACCTAAAAAGTTAGAGAAAGTATAGAGAAATAAGTTTTAGTGAGTTAATATCAGTCCATTCTAATTTTTAagtttataatttagaatttagtGTTAACAATTTATAATTTATGGTCTAAATtttaggataaaaataattttaaaaaattagctaATATAAACTAAAAACCGATAATTACTTAATATTACTCgaaaaattatatttctatttTAAGTGTATATTTGATTATTCTAATACGATATATTTGATTGTTCTAGTATTTGATTATTTAgttgaaaaaatatataaattaatctatataaaaatacaaatatacataaatatatgatgactaatttaataattaactTTTTTACATATATTACTTTCAAATAACAATAGATAAAAAGATTTATGAAAAATTAAAGACCTGAAATACCAGAAGCAGAGGCAAGAGACAATGGATCCAGTAGCCAACCACACTCATCTTTCAGAATATTGGAAGGAATTCCAGATCGAAATCTGAGCAAGTTGGCGTTAATATCATGTATGGTAGTCCAATGCAGGGAAGAGGAAGAAGCTTTGAAAGCAGTGTGGAAATGGAGGGAGATCCACGTGAAGAAGAGGAATATGGTGAGAACAAATGGAAGAGAGAGAGGTCTTTGGAGGAACTGAAGCATAGATGCAACGTGTGATAATgctattttatttgttttgaaaTGTACATCATTAAATCAGATTCACTTTCTTATAACTCAATTATGGATTACTAAGTTTAGTTCTTTTTATAAATTAGTGTATATACATATGTTTGtgtaattttgtaattttagtTTTGAGTTAAACTCAGAGTAATCATTGAGAttgaccatatatatatatatattaaaataagagATCTAAATTATAACAATTATGTCTTTAGAGATTAACCGAtgtatttttgttaatttctaaAATATTATTGGTGTAattgaaatttcaaaaattattttagtacATATGTTAAATATGAGTAATCGCTTTGAGTTTTACTCTTTAGTGTTAAAACTTTAGTTATAACTTTAACTTTTTATTTCACCCCATTAATAAACTTTctctattatttttttctctcaCATAAATAAAGAGGTTTTCTACTTTCTTTATCTTTGTTTTTTCTCAAACgaaaaaaatataattcaatTTTTATGAAGAATTTTAATTATACAAAAATGTTGTGAAAAAATAGAAATGAATTATTTCACAATTCGTTTATGATGaatagttatttaaaaaaataaacatttaaATTGATTCTTAAAAAACTTTAAATCGATGAATTAAACCCCAATAATAAGGAGCTGCTGTCAACTAATGGAGAAGGTTAGTGAATGCAAGTGGACAGACTATGGCATTCTTCAATATTGTCTTCATCATCATCTTAATCATTCCCTTTTCATTGTTTAACCATTTAAATATTCTGAGTTGCCTATACTTTTCATTTCATTGGTGTTTTTGGCACTCTTATTTCACTACAAATATAACCTTCCAGACCATGAACATGAAAGTCTCGATCTTCAAAAGGGTAGGTTCCAGAAAAACAAACAAGGTATCATTTTACAATGCAATGGTTATGTGACACACTGAGAGCATATGTTGTTTTGAATTAGTCCAATTTGTTCATAGCCACGAATCAATATCCCATCAAAACTAAATTAATCAGTATGAAAATGATCAATATTATGAAGGCAATGAAGGTGGACTTGCGGTATTCATCTGGTGCTTCCTTGCAAACTGGAACGGATGGACCCACCGCAGACATACGAATTGGCTCTGTATGTCATTGAGTTGCTTACCTTGTGATTGGACCAAAACAGTCATGTCCAAGAACAGTTGATGAAGTTCATTGGGGCTCCTCTCTATATCAATCAGCGTGTCATGCCGCTCTTGAATCTCTTGGACTGTGTCCATGATTGTCCCTGCTTGCTCAGTTGCTTTCTGCAAGAAAGTTTCAACCACCAAATATAAATTTTCATAGGAGTAATCAAAGTTAATCCAACATTATAAAGTAGAAATTCCTTCTCAGGTAATATACAAATTTTCatgaaatgatttttttttaaaaaaaaaaaagaagaagaaaaatggttaGTTCAGCCATCCATACCACTTTAGTCATGAGGTTTCCAAATCACTTATGTCCTCAAGAACCTTCCTCTGTTGCAGTTATTATCATTGTCTTGTTTCTGAGAATTCCTGTGAGTATTACAATGATTGAATATTATTGATGCATGAAAAGCAAAATCGTAACTGCACAAGTTATCTCTTGTTGGAAAAGCTGTATGAATGATACAAGACAATAATAAAAATgaagaataaaaatattgtaaAAAGAGAATGAAGAATGAAAAACTAGTGACTAGGCAACACAGAGTAATGTTGTGTGAGATAGAAACAATTACCTGTTAAAGTTGTTGGATTACGAAATCCATCTGGCATCAACTTGAATGGCGGGGATGTGGGAAATTTTGGGCCAAACCTGCGGGTCCTTCTTCTCACACCGTTTCCCCAAAGGGCTTCCATAGATGCTGAGTCGCAACAGAGAGGAAGGCAGCTTTTCTCCGTCAATGTTCTCCATATTGGAACAATGATGAATAGATAATTGTTGGAGGGAGGTGAGGTGGGCAAGTCCCTTGCATTCCAACATCTCCACACTTTTAATGCCATCCAATGTGAGAGACTCAAGGGTGGCAGGCAACCAACCTTCCTTAGGGAGATACTTCACACTCTCACATTCACCTTCAATATGAAGATGAGTAAGCCCATGAAACAGCGATGCTACACAGCTGAGTTGTTTCTCGCAGTAGCTGATGATAAGATATCTCAAGCTACTGTGTGGATCCCCTGTAGCACACAAATCTATCTCTGGGCAACCAAGTAATCTGAGATTTTCTAGCTGAGGTGACACCACGAGAGACTCCATCTTTTCACACTGGCTGATTTCAACACCCACGAGATTTGGAAAGGAATCCAGCGAGAAGGATGTAACCGAATCACAGCTGTTATGTATAGTTAGATCAAGCAACGAGTGGTGTTGGCCTTCCATTTCGAATTCTAATTTTTTGCAATTCCATATCGTCAGCTCTTGTAGTGATGCGGGAATACTACTCACTGGAAACAATACGCGGGATGAACAACCTGAGATGGATAAAGATGTGAGGCAAGTGAGTTGGGTGTGCGCAATGGCCTCCTTCACCGACTCCACTTGATGCTTTCCATTAATTGATAGATTATCCAGCAAAGGAGGTAGCTCCCCAATTCTCACTTTTTTGCTTCCTTCTATGCGTAAAGAGGTAATCGCGGCAGCTCTTGGAACACAACAACTGAGCAGCTTGCAATTCTCAATATCAAGTGATTGCAAAGATGGTAGTTGATTTGGCAAATCTCCGCTCAACATGGGACAATCCCATATGATAAGCTTCCTAAGTCGAGGAAATGCATTGAACTCCAACGAACGCCATTCCTTCCAGCAAGGCATTGACTCAAATATAAGAGTTTCAAGCATTGGAAATGGAGTCTCCATACAAGATGCATCATTTCGGTAAAACTCAGCCCCCACAATAGCAAGCCTTTCAAACTTTGAAATTTCCAGAAGCTTCAAAGAGGGCAGCTGTCCAAGTGAAGGAAGCAtacaacaattcttgaaataacCCGAAAAAAAACCGCCGAGTGTTATTTGGGTGATGTTGTGGTAAGAACAATGTCCCAACCAATCTGGAAATGTTGTACCCCTGTAACCACAAATTTGTAGTTGTTTCAAATTACTATGAGGTCGTAACTCTTCAAGTATATCTCTTTCAATTTGAGAATCAACTATATTCTCGTATTTATCTGGCGACCACTTCAAGATCAAAGATTCAATGCCATCCTTATCAAACATTCTTGCCTCCAAAGCTTCGCTGCTATTGACCACATTCTCCAATTTGTCAATCGAAATTGTTTGGTGTAGATTTGCAAGTGCTCCCAATTCATTAATCTTGTTTCCTTCACGCTCCCCAACAATATAGTTGCTTAAAACCTGCAAACTTGTCAATTTGCTCATGCCTTCTGGCATCTCCTGCAAACCAGTCCATCTAATATCAAGGTAACGCAAATTTGTAAGATCTTTCATGCCAACAGGAAGGGCTTTTAGTTTCCTACATCCAACCAGCTTCAATGTCTGTAAATTATACAAGTTGCGAAGTGTATCCGGCAATGTCATGATGCAGGTCCAAGACAAATCCAAGTAACGCAAATGAATCAACTTGCCTATTGAATCAGGCAATGACTCGAGCGGATAGAATTTGAATGACAAAGCCCTCAGGTACTTCAACTTTGACAACAAGATATAAGGTGCATTTTCCATGTTAAATGGAACCTCTCGCTCCAAATTGATTTCAAGAAATGTCCTTGTATGTTTTACTCGGTCACAAACTCCCAAAAGTTTTGAGATTGGATAATTGCCTTTGGCATTATGTGACAAATAGCGAGTTTTAATATCAACCTCAACTGCATTCTCAAACTCTTCAGCCCTGAAATAGAATTCTCCAGCAAATATCATTGCCAAATCATGCACCAGATCATGCATCACAAATATGTTTTCAAGAGTACTATGAGGTTGGAAAAATGATCTCGCAACTAATTCGTCAAAATATTTATCACCAACTTCTTCTGGAGTCTTTTTTCCTGCTGGTTGCAAAAAATTCTGCAAAAAATTCTCTGCCATCCAAAGCAATATCAATTCCTCTTTGCTAAATTCATAGTCTTTGGGATACAAAGAACAATAAACAAAGCACTCCTTTAAATAAGAAGGAAGATAGTAATAACTGATTTTTAATGCAGGAACAACCTTTATCTTAACATGGGAGAGTTCCCAGATCTCACTCTTCAATAAATGATTCCAATACTTGACATCAGAATTTCCGCGCAATAAGCCTCCAAGGGCTTGAGCTGCCAAGGGCAATCCATCACACTTCTTTACGAGATCTCTGCCAACTTTTCTCAAGGTTGGATTCTCCATAGAACCAGTTGAGAGACGTGCATGTTTTGAAAACACTAACCAACAATCTTCCTCAGACAATAAGCTCAGTTCATAAGGTGAAACAGTTTGCACCACCGAAGCCACTCTTTTACTTCTAGTAGTTATGAGAATTTTACTTCCCTTAACCCCTTTGCGAAAaggttttagaagtttatccCAATCTTCGTAACTTTCACTCCATACATCGTCCAAGACAACAAAGAacttcttccttgacaacttttCTTTTAAATCATGCTGAAGCAAATTCAAATCTGTCAAGCTGCAAAAACTTTTAGTTATTGCCTCGATTATAGTCTTGGTGACCTTGAAAACATCAAACTCTTCTGACACACAAATCCAAGCTTGAAAATCAAAATTCTCCTTCACTTTGCCATCCTGGTAAACCAATTGGGCCAAAGTAGTCTTTCCTATCCCACCCATGCCCACAATGGGAATCACAGATACATCACTATGACCACCagtatcatcatcaccatcatcatccaaCAACAGTTTTACTATGGCCTCCTTGTCTTCTTCCCTGCCACATACATCAGATGTTTCAACTAGAGATGTAGTGATCCTCCATGACATGTTCTCCTTAGGAATCTCTCTGAGACCAAGAGTGTCTTTTTGAATCACAAGAGACTCTATCCTATCAATGACTTCCTCCATCCTGTTTGCTACATCCCTATCTTTCAAATTGAGAAAACGAGAGAGGAAGGTACCTGGATCCTTCTGAGTGGCAGCTTTGGTGAAGACTTCATCAAGCAAGTCATCAGCAAGATACATGGCATGTTTGAGACTATCAAGCCAGTCCTTGACAGGTCTCTCCTTGATCTGCTTCTGCTCAGCATCGATGAGAAAGGCTTGAACAGCATAAAGATTAGTCTTCAACCTTTCAATCAGCTTCTGAGTAAGTTTCTTCCCTTTGATCCAGTTAACAACTTCAGGAGAGGACATCCTGTCAAAAACAACACTAAGAACGGAAGACAAAACAGCTTCGGCAGCCATGTTTCTGAAGAGAAGTGATCAGATCTGAAGGAACAAATGGTAAGCAAGTGTTTGACTGCTGGTTGACTGGTTGCAGTAGTTTGTGGTGTTAACTGTGATTTGTGTTGAGTAGTTAAATGTGTTAAGTGTTGAATATttttgtaataaaataaaatgactTCTTGCTCTTATTGGTCTTCGACAGATTATTCACATGGCATCCAGTATAGTTTTGATGTATTCACATgccatattatattatattatactaAGCAATGCAACCTCCAAAGTTGCTTCTACACCAATCAAATCAACAGCAGCTACTCTTTCTTCAAAGAGAGATAACAGTAATATTGCTGCTACCCCAACAAGCAGCAGCAACAAGCATGCTTCATTACTAAGCTCTGCTGATAAAAGAAGATCTACTCCTTACAAGTCGGTCAATTTTACGCCAATTAGAGAACTTAATAGATTGACTGCATCAGCATGAAGAAATTTGAAAGTGCAAGAGCTAGTGCTGGTTCCTCAAAGGCTTCAAAGGATGCATCATTAACTCCTCTAAGAACACCAACTATGGTTTGTCAGATTCTTTGCCATGTCTTTCACAATCTATATTTCTATGATGTTAAAGTGTTGTTTTTTAAAATGCAGGCTTATATAAGAAGGAAATGCAGATGCATTCTGCATTGACCCCATTAACAGAAAAGAAAAGGTACCTAATTCTAGTAAGTTGTTAATTATGATGTAAAACTGTTTTTTATATCCTGATTGGGTGCATTTGAGTTTTGTTAAACCATAGGAACAAAACTCCTCTTGATTTATCAAGCACAGGCAAAAATACAGCCAGCTCTAAATGGCGCTTGCTCTCAACAGAGTAAGTCATTTCCACTCTGAATGGATTTGGATTGTTTCTATGTTCAAATGTTATCCATGCCAGACGTAATGTAGAGTTTGTCAATAGTTGAAACATGCTATCTTTATTTTCAAGGACCACAAATTTACATAATCTATCTCTGGCTTAAAAAAGTTTTATGGCTTTTTGTGAATACTCATCTTTACATTAGTATTTACAATGTTTCTACTTGAATTCAGAAATAAAATGAGATCCCCAATGATATCCTCACCTTTCAGCTTGAGGACAGAAGAAAGGGCTGCAAGACGAAAGAAGGTTCTGTCATCAATCAAATTTAGTTGTTTATGAGCTTTAATTAAACCTTACTACaaataaaactgaaaattaattaactGGGTTACTAAATTGCTTGCCTTTCCTTTCTCTATTGATCTAAATCAATTTCAGAAACTTGAAGAAAAGTTCAATGCCAATGAGGCACAAAAAGTGCAACTCCATACAAAACTCAAGGTTGGTTGACAAGTAAAATTTAATACCTAGTGTCTGTTACTATGAACAATATAGTTCCTCAGTTCAGTTTAGTCACCAAATCATTCAATTCCCTCATTTTGCAGGAAAAAGCAGAGACAGAGATCAGAAAACTTCGCCAAAGCTTTTGCTTCAAAGCAAGGCCACTACCTGATTTTTACAAGGAAAGGAAAGAATAAAACAAGGAAACACAGAAGGTATCTTAAACTGTTTGCAATAATAATATAATCTTCTTTCCCATTTTCTCCTCAAGCTTTGTTTGGTTAACAATATTGTTCTTAATCTCTATGTAGTTCCGGATAATTGAGTCCTTATAAAATCTGATTTGGTTCTTAGAACAATAAAATTCTGTTTTCtgtcttattttctctttcctttttacaaGATCCTGAAAAGagaaactaaaaatgaaaatagaaaataaaaacgcaAACCAAACACACCCTTAATTTTTCAAATTGGAATTTATACTTTCAGGATCTAGAAACACAATCTGAATCAAGAAAGGCTACTCCTCAGAGTCAGAGACCTTACAATGGCAGTGGCACCAATAAGAATTTCTA harbors:
- the LOC107621263 gene encoding putative disease resistance RPP13-like protein 1, which produces MAAEAVLSSVLSVVFDRMSSPEVVNWIKGKKLTQKLIERLKTNLYAVQAFLIDAEQKQIKERPVKDWLDSLKHAMYLADDLLDEVFTKAATQKDPGTFLSRFLNLKDRDVANRMEEVIDRIESLVIQKDTLGLREIPKENMSWRITTSLVETSDVCGREEDKEAIVKLLLDDDGDDDTGGHSDVSVIPIVGMGGIGKTTLAQLVYQDGKVKENFDFQAWICVSEEFDVFKVTKTIIEAITKSFCSLTDLNLLQHDLKEKLSRKKFFVVLDDVWSESYEDWDKLLKPFRKGVKGSKILITTRSKRVASVVQTVSPYELSLLSEEDCWLVFSKHARLSTGSMENPTLRKVGRDLVKKCDGLPLAAQALGGLLRGNSDVKYWNHLLKSEIWELSHVKIKVVPALKISYYYLPSYLKECFVYCSLYPKDYEFSKEELILLWMAENFLQNFLQPAGKKTPEEVGDKYFDELVARSFFQPHSTLENIFVMHDLVHDLAMIFAGEFYFRAEEFENAVEVDIKTRYLSHNAKGNYPISKLLGVCDRVKHTRTFLEINLEREVPFNMENAPYILLSKLKYLRALSFKFYPLESLPDSIGKLIHLRYLDLSWTCIMTLPDTLRNLYNLQTLKLVGCRKLKALPVGMKDLTNLRYLDIRWTGLQEMPEGMSKLTSLQVLSNYIVGEREGNKINELGALANLHQTISIDKLENVVNSSEALEARMFDKDGIESLILKWSPDKYENIVDSQIERDILEELRPHSNLKQLQICGYRGTTFPDWLGHCSYHNITQITLGGFFSGYFKNCCMLPSLGQLPSLKLLEISKFERLAIVGAEFYRNDASCMETPFPMLETLIFESMPCWKEWRSLEFNAFPRLRKLIIWDCPMLSGDLPNQLPSLQSLDIENCKLLSCCVPRAAAITSLRIEGSKKVRIGELPPLLDNLSINGKHQVESVKEAIAHTQLTCLTSLSISGYLCATGDPHSSLRYLIISYCEKQLSCVASLFHGLTHLHIEGECESVKYLPKEGWLPATLESLTLDGIKSVEMLECKGLAHLTSLQQLSIHHCSNMENIDGEKLPSSLLRLSIYGSPLGKRCEKKDPQVWPKISHIPAIQVDARWIS
- the LOC107621264 gene encoding uncharacterized protein LOC107621264, translated to MLQFLQRPLSLPFVLTIFLFFTWISLHFHTAFKASSSSLHWTTIHDINANLLRFRSGIPSNILKDECGWLLDPLSLASASGISGGAITCASIHAGEIRPGKLRGNHRHHDCNETLVIWGAMTRYRLENNKVPHKRYGEVTIGSDDIIVAASPSGTAHAIKNIDHIRSTFFLGCQDNVISYNVSSTDFNVWKDL
- the LOC107622231 gene encoding protein WVD2-like 4 — protein: MQMHSALTPLTEKKRNKTPLDLSSTGKNTASSKWRLLSTENKMRSPMISSPFSLRTEERAARRKKKLEEKFNANEAQKVQLHTKLKEKAETEIRKLRQSFCFKARPLPDFYKERKE